The following coding sequences lie in one Pseudomonadota bacterium genomic window:
- a CDS encoding DUF3857 domain-containing protein, with product MQIQKWVRFLIFIFVGLSSDAFAQDLQSHQIKKTVFLNEDYTYTKYDSFVIPISNLGDIPALQSFTYDFFPDSQDLEVDAYVIHPDGEKLKVPSENITIERSLASQDAPGFTNSRTMRVLFPELQVSSTLYITWKITQKKPLPFGYTSVFSPPFYQSVANYTIEINLPKSLKLFWKERGGFKVEDFEQNTRRIITAELKNILPHVFENSMVDPLGFAPIFVVSSFETWEEMAAQFYETYRGIEDISPEIRALSNKIVQGKKGKEAIQLIYNWITQNIQYVAHYLNIKQEFIPHKAEEILKNGYGDCKDHVNLMRTLLKVQNIEAFPVLVFWGKLYNPFPLPCEAQFNHMMIYLPEFNIFANPTNALATLGVLGQGLDGKFVIIPSPEGKTAYLPMPKPDDNIYENKSSIDISSDGSIKGSNIIQAKGSADGLLRFYFSDMFSSEVTSLQSQANNLLRKNGAAGGYGDFRLSTSPYNIAESFIVEGSWKSAHELFFGDEFALFSIPLGLEIINPQLFKDQVEHKKRLYPFMSFYPTPTGSPKYIYPAHFKWSYEIKTPQTYVLYKMPQNVNLTISGGSYKSTYWMKEKTLCVERSLTFDKIHFQPYDYENLYTLIDTLEKDFNTILIYKKK from the coding sequence ATGCAGATCCAAAAATGGGTAAGATTTCTTATTTTTATTTTTGTAGGGTTGTCTTCTGATGCATTTGCTCAGGACCTTCAGTCTCATCAGATAAAGAAGACAGTTTTTTTAAATGAAGATTATACCTATACAAAATATGATTCTTTTGTTATTCCAATTTCAAATTTAGGGGATATTCCTGCGCTACAAAGTTTTACCTATGATTTTTTCCCAGATTCTCAAGATCTTGAGGTTGATGCCTATGTTATTCATCCAGATGGAGAAAAGCTAAAAGTTCCTTCCGAAAACATTACAATAGAGCGCTCCCTTGCATCTCAAGATGCTCCTGGATTTACAAATTCTCGAACAATGCGTGTCCTATTTCCTGAACTTCAGGTGAGCAGCACACTCTATATTACCTGGAAAATAACTCAAAAAAAGCCGTTGCCTTTTGGCTATACCAGCGTCTTCTCTCCACCTTTTTATCAGAGTGTTGCAAATTACACTATCGAAATAAATCTTCCAAAGTCTCTTAAACTTTTCTGGAAAGAAAGAGGAGGATTTAAAGTTGAAGATTTTGAACAAAACACAAGACGTATTATTACAGCAGAGCTTAAGAATATTCTGCCCCATGTCTTTGAAAACTCAATGGTTGATCCTTTAGGTTTTGCTCCTATTTTTGTCGTGTCCTCTTTTGAAACTTGGGAAGAGATGGCAGCTCAGTTTTATGAAACCTATCGAGGAATAGAAGATATTAGCCCAGAGATTCGTGCGCTTTCAAATAAAATTGTTCAAGGTAAAAAAGGAAAAGAAGCGATACAGCTTATTTATAACTGGATTACACAAAACATTCAGTATGTTGCCCATTATCTCAACATAAAACAAGAATTTATCCCACATAAAGCAGAAGAAATTTTAAAGAACGGGTATGGAGATTGTAAAGATCATGTCAACCTGATGCGTACTCTTTTAAAAGTACAAAATATTGAGGCATTTCCGGTTTTGGTTTTTTGGGGAAAACTCTATAATCCTTTTCCTCTACCTTGTGAAGCTCAATTTAATCATATGATGATTTATTTGCCAGAATTTAACATTTTCGCAAATCCAACAAATGCCTTAGCAACGTTGGGTGTCCTTGGGCAAGGTCTTGATGGAAAGTTTGTGATTATTCCAAGTCCTGAAGGTAAAACGGCATATCTGCCCATGCCTAAACCAGACGATAATATCTATGAAAATAAAAGTAGTATCGATATTTCTTCTGATGGAAGTATAAAAGGGTCCAATATAATTCAGGCAAAAGGGAGTGCTGATGGTTTGCTGCGCTTTTATTTTTCTGACATGTTTTCTTCAGAAGTGACTTCTTTACAGTCTCAAGCAAATAATTTGTTACGAAAAAATGGTGCTGCTGGAGGATATGGAGACTTTAGGCTTTCAACCAGCCCTTATAACATCGCAGAATCCTTTATTGTTGAAGGATCTTGGAAAAGTGCACATGAATTGTTTTTTGGAGATGAATTTGCTCTTTTCTCTATTCCTTTGGGATTAGAAATTATTAATCCTCAGCTTTTTAAAGATCAAGTAGAGCATAAAAAAAGACTCTATCCTTTTATGAGTTTCTATCCAACTCCAACCGGTTCTCCAAAGTATATTTATCCTGCGCATTTTAAGTGGTCTTATGAAATTAAGACACCACAGACGTATGTTTTGTATAAAATGCCTCAGAACGTTAATTTAACTATTTCAGGAGGAAGTTATAAAAGTACATACTGGATGAAAGAAAAAACGCTTTGTGTGGAACGTTCTTTAACGTTCGATAAAATTCATTTTCAACCCTACGACTATGAGAATCTTTATACGTTGATAGATACGTTAGAAAAAGATTTTAACACGATTCTCATCTATAAGAAGAAATAG